The Aerosakkonema funiforme FACHB-1375 DNA window GGCGTTGCGCGTTTTGTTTGAGTTTTTTCAGGCGGGAGGAAGTACGATCGCACGCCCACACCTTCCCTTTGTCTTGCATCAATTCTACAATGTGTGTAGTTTTTCCTCCCGGTGCCGCACAAGCATCAATAACGATTTCTCCCGGTTGGGGATCTAATAAATGCGTCACCATTTGGGCGCTGCTATCTTGCACCGTCCACCAACCCTCTTGGAAACCGGGCAGATTTTGAATTGCACCGCTGCTACCAATTAATCTCAAAGCTTGCGGTAAGTGAGGAACGCGCCTTACTAGAATATCAGCTTTTAGCATCGCTGCTTCCACTTGTGCGATCGAAGTTTGCAAAGGATTTATCCGCAAGTCAATTGACGGCGGTTGGTTCATCCATTCGCAAAGCAGTTCGGTTTCCTCTTCTCCCAATTGTTCTAACCACAGTTGCACAATCCAATCTGGGTAGCTGTGCAAAATTCCCAATCTTTCTACAGGATCTTTTGATAACTGTAAGGGATTTTGCTGGCTAATTTCCGATTCCCCTTCATTTTTAACTGTCAAACGGATGTATTGGCGCAATAAACCGTTGACAAAACCGCTAAGTCCTGCCAATCCGTTTTCTTTAGCTAATTCAACAGTGGTATTTACAGCAGCTGAAGGGGGAATGCGCTCTTCGTAACGCAGTTGATATAAACCTAAATGTAGAATTGCGCGTAAGTCTGGCGCTTGTTTGCTGGCAGGTTTTTTGCCCAGTCGATCGATCAGGGCGTCCAGAGTTCGTTGCCTTCTCACGCTGCCATACACTAATTCTGTCATCAACCCTCGATCGGCATCGCTTAAATCTGCCTGACGTAAGATGCGATCGAGCGCCACATCGGCAAAAGCGCCTCGATGAACGTCTCGCAGAGTCAGAAAAGCTAATTGACGCGGATTTTGCTTGCTCATAATAGGAGCAAATGTAGTGAGGGACACCCTGTACTATTGCTATACAATGCGATCGCAACCATTCTCGATCGTAACTTAACAAACACTTCTTCTTAAGGATATCGCAGAATCGCAGCGCGTGTGTGGCAAAATTCTTCTTTTTTCTTACGAAGAACTTTTGTAAATTTCCTCTAGCTTCTCTTTTACAGATGGGGGGATGAAAGTAAAATGAATGTAAAAATTTCCCTTTTCCGCTTGCGCTTCCAAAACTTTTGCGTAAATATCTTCTTCTCCCACTCTCCCATCATTTGGAGCTAACAATTTTAACCTGATATTAGTCATTGGCGGCGGCATTTCATCGCCTTCTCCATTAGTATTGCTAACTTTAGCTTCTTTTGCAGATAATTCGACTAATGTCCCGTTCCATACATTACTGCTAATATGCTTACCATCCAAAATTGTGTACTGAATCGGTATAACTTCGGAAAGCCTAAATAATTCATCCTTTGCTTTTGTCAAAAACAAATCGTATTCACCACCAATGCCATCAACATCATAAATGCTAATTAGCTGGTTAACTCCTTTCGGTTGCACTTGCTTTTGTCCCTTGATTTTAACAATTTCTCCAGCCTCTCTTAAGGTAGATTCCGAAATCAGAATTTGACCTCCTATTGTATAGGATTCAATTCGATAAGTTAGGTTAACTTGGCTACCTACAACACCATATTTGGTGCGCTTCTCGGAACCTATATTTCCTACTACGACTTCGCCAGTGTTGATACCGATACCCATTTCTAGAGGTGGCAAACTCCACGTTTTCATTTGTTCGTTGACTTTAAGCATTGCTAACTGCATTTCTACAGCGCAAGCAACAGCCCTTTTGGCATCATTTTC harbors:
- a CDS encoding 16S rRNA (cytosine(967)-C(5))-methyltransferase, with the protein product MSKQNPRQLAFLTLRDVHRGAFADVALDRILRQADLSDADRGLMTELVYGSVRRQRTLDALIDRLGKKPASKQAPDLRAILHLGLYQLRYEERIPPSAAVNTTVELAKENGLAGLSGFVNGLLRQYIRLTVKNEGESEISQQNPLQLSKDPVERLGILHSYPDWIVQLWLEQLGEEETELLCEWMNQPPSIDLRINPLQTSIAQVEAAMLKADILVRRVPHLPQALRLIGSSGAIQNLPGFQEGWWTVQDSSAQMVTHLLDPQPGEIVIDACAAPGGKTTHIVELMQDKGKVWACDRTSSRLKKLKQNAQRLSLKSIEICTGDSCNLPQFINLADRVLLDVPCSGLGTLHRHADARWRQTPETVRQLSTLQTELLNKTSAYVKPGGILVYSTCTLHPLENESVVEAFLSHRPSWQIEPPPSNSPLMDLRLPAGWIKVWPHRHQMDGFFMVRLKRGTGD